Proteins encoded together in one Corynebacterium liangguodongii window:
- a CDS encoding ABC transporter ATP-binding protein produces MAESGLLIDMRRIVKTYNPGEPSEVRVLHGIDFYTEQGEFVSIVGPSGCGKSTLMNLIGMLDRPTEGAYAFNGEPVYAKQDKELASYRSQNIGFIFQNFNLIGRIDALQNVAMPMMYAGVDKAEREEVAAELLGKMGMGDRLNHLPNELSGGQKQRVAIARSLANDPDLLLADEPTGALDSRTGRMVMDLFHELHEDLGKAIVFITHNPELAEETQRVVEMMDGHVAKVRRPQPVAPAGEV; encoded by the coding sequence ATGGCCGAGTCCGGCCTGCTTATCGACATGCGGCGAATCGTCAAAACCTACAACCCGGGAGAGCCGAGCGAGGTGCGCGTGCTCCATGGCATCGACTTCTACACCGAGCAGGGAGAATTCGTCTCCATCGTCGGCCCTTCCGGCTGCGGCAAGTCGACCCTGATGAACCTCATCGGCATGCTCGATCGGCCCACCGAGGGTGCCTACGCGTTCAACGGCGAGCCCGTCTACGCCAAACAAGACAAGGAGCTGGCGAGCTACCGCAGCCAAAACATCGGGTTTATCTTCCAAAACTTCAACCTCATTGGGCGTATCGACGCCCTGCAAAACGTCGCCATGCCCATGATGTACGCAGGGGTGGACAAGGCGGAGCGCGAAGAGGTCGCCGCCGAGCTTTTGGGCAAGATGGGGATGGGGGATCGCCTCAACCACTTGCCCAACGAGCTCTCGGGCGGGCAAAAGCAGCGCGTGGCCATCGCGCGCAGCCTCGCCAATGACCCGGATCTGCTGCTTGCTGATGAGCCCACCGGCGCCCTCGACTCCCGGACCGGCCGGATGGTCATGGACCTCTTCCACGAGCTCCACGAGGACCTGGGCAAGGCCATCGTCTTTATTACCCACAACCCGGAGCTTGCCGAGGAGACCCAGCGGGTCGTCGAGATGATGGACGGCCACGTGGCCAAGGTCCGCCGGCCGCAGCCCGTCGCCCCGGCGGGGGAGGTCTAG
- the lspA gene encoding signal peptidase II, translating into MEETTQTRGRWSWFILGIMAAVAAADQVVKQLMLSQLEPGVPVYLIGDWFRLYLLFNPGAAFSMGQGSTWIFTTIQLAFVLGALIAAPRITGRFEALGLALIAGGALGNLLDRLFREPGFWFGHVVDYISVGNFAVFNIADAAITTGVAVFVAAVFASEYAAGRTEKRGQADVG; encoded by the coding sequence ATGGAGGAAACAACACAAACTCGAGGCCGGTGGAGCTGGTTCATCCTCGGCATTATGGCGGCCGTTGCGGCCGCGGACCAGGTGGTCAAGCAGCTCATGCTCAGCCAGCTCGAGCCGGGCGTGCCGGTCTACCTCATCGGCGACTGGTTCCGCCTCTACCTCCTGTTCAACCCCGGAGCGGCCTTCTCCATGGGGCAGGGATCGACGTGGATCTTCACAACGATCCAGCTAGCCTTCGTTCTCGGCGCGCTCATCGCTGCACCGCGGATCACGGGGCGCTTCGAGGCGCTCGGGCTCGCGCTGATCGCCGGGGGTGCGCTGGGCAACCTCCTCGATCGCCTCTTCCGCGAGCCCGGCTTCTGGTTCGGCCACGTTGTCGACTACATCTCGGTGGGGAACTTCGCCGTGTTCAACATCGCGGACGCCGCGATTACGACCGGTGTGGCCGTCTTCGTCGCGGCGGTGTTCGCCTCCGAGTACGCCGCCGGGCGCACCGAGAAACGGGGGCAGGCCGATGTCGGGTGA
- a CDS encoding efflux RND transporter periplasmic adaptor subunit has translation MVSVPGPDSTVNRPAKRALAALAAAALLCTSACGVGGGEEKKKEGLAAGDYTVAAADDVRNSVVVNGNVGPIRSMSVTTALQSPVLRVAVGTGDRVSVDQFLLELDSSAAERQLEQQQAQQASAQADAVAAAQDAQAQLDAARDQINRGVHPAIAQAQAAVNQAQAAYDAAVAGEAPVKMDASANQIKRLLGQLGSGGGAPDPAPQPPAPAPAPAPAPEAQPAPAQLPQVDPAQEEAARQANIAQASAALQQAQAQLDAAYTQAAQERDALKRQADSAWRKADLAGTSEGDGSLEYQVQSATVTAPMAGLVTSVDVKEGDVPQGKLVTIADDSRLIIHTKVRESDIPNIANGNRVTFTSTATGDKEFQGRVSWISPVGSSDEVPVQGGGKKSDGAVMFPVDIEVTGDKAGLLLGGSARAEIITDEAPDALSVPLDAVFDDGGKKKVLVLAAGEGENRGTVEERVVDTGAENDVDVAVTGGELKPGEIVINWPDQYRDKVGEAVSITDPNFKPEDVAAARSGADKGGTSENKAR, from the coding sequence TTGGTATCTGTCCCTGGACCCGATTCCACCGTCAACCGGCCCGCTAAGCGTGCCCTTGCGGCGCTCGCCGCCGCGGCGTTGCTGTGTACTTCCGCGTGCGGGGTCGGCGGCGGCGAAGAGAAGAAAAAAGAGGGGCTCGCCGCGGGCGACTACACGGTGGCCGCGGCCGATGACGTGCGCAACAGCGTCGTCGTCAACGGCAACGTCGGGCCGATCCGCTCCATGAGCGTGACCACCGCGCTGCAGTCCCCGGTTCTCCGCGTTGCCGTGGGCACCGGGGATCGGGTCAGCGTCGACCAGTTCCTCCTAGAACTTGACTCCTCCGCCGCCGAGCGCCAGCTCGAGCAGCAGCAAGCCCAGCAGGCGAGCGCGCAGGCCGACGCGGTGGCCGCGGCCCAAGATGCCCAGGCTCAGCTCGACGCCGCCCGCGATCAGATCAACCGCGGCGTCCACCCGGCGATCGCGCAGGCCCAGGCGGCCGTGAACCAGGCGCAGGCGGCCTACGACGCCGCCGTCGCGGGCGAGGCGCCGGTGAAGATGGACGCCTCAGCTAACCAGATCAAACGCCTGCTTGGCCAGCTCGGATCGGGCGGCGGTGCGCCCGATCCCGCCCCGCAGCCACCAGCCCCGGCACCGGCTCCCGCACCGGCCCCGGAGGCCCAGCCCGCCCCCGCGCAGCTCCCGCAGGTCGACCCCGCGCAGGAGGAGGCCGCGCGCCAGGCGAACATCGCCCAGGCGTCCGCGGCGCTCCAGCAGGCCCAGGCGCAGCTGGATGCCGCCTACACCCAGGCGGCGCAGGAGCGCGACGCGCTTAAGCGGCAGGCGGATTCTGCCTGGCGCAAGGCGGATCTCGCCGGCACCAGCGAGGGGGACGGCTCGCTGGAATACCAGGTGCAATCGGCAACCGTCACGGCGCCGATGGCCGGCCTGGTCACCAGCGTCGATGTCAAGGAAGGCGACGTCCCGCAGGGCAAGCTCGTAACCATCGCGGATGATTCCCGCCTCATCATCCACACGAAGGTGCGCGAGAGCGACATCCCGAACATCGCTAACGGCAACCGGGTGACGTTTACCTCCACGGCGACGGGCGATAAGGAATTCCAGGGGCGGGTCTCCTGGATCTCCCCGGTCGGCTCCTCCGACGAGGTGCCCGTCCAAGGCGGCGGGAAGAAGTCCGACGGAGCGGTGATGTTCCCCGTCGATATCGAGGTCACCGGCGATAAGGCGGGCCTACTGCTCGGCGGCAGCGCGCGAGCCGAGATCATCACCGACGAGGCGCCCGATGCGTTGTCGGTGCCTCTCGACGCCGTCTTCGATGACGGCGGGAAGAAGAAGGTGTTGGTGCTCGCCGCCGGCGAGGGCGAGAACCGCGGGACCGTGGAGGAGCGCGTGGTGGACACCGGCGCCGAGAACGACGTCGACGTTGCCGTGACCGGCGGCGAGCTCAAGCCGGGTGAGATCGTGATCAACTGGCCGGACCAGTACCGCGACAAGGTCGGCGAGGCGGTATCCATTACTGACCCGAACTTCAAGCCGGAGGACGTCGCCGCGGCCCGCTCGGGCGCGGACAAGGGCGGCACGAGCGAAAACAAGGCGCGGTAG
- a CDS encoding RluA family pseudouridine synthase — protein sequence MSGEYRALPIPEGLDGLRADAAVSKLFGLSRSAAADIVTAGAVLIDATQVSKSDRVRAGALLEATLPDPKQAPMPKAERVDGLEILYHDDDVIAVDKPVGVAAHPTLGWEGPTVVGGLQAMGYTLPDAGPPERKGIVQRLDVGTSGVMVVANSIQGYSVLKRAFKERTVEKTYHAVVQGLPDPIVGTIDAPIGRHPSSGWKFAVTTSGRHAVTHYELIEAFREASLLKIHIETGRTHQIRVHFSAVGHPCVGDPMYGSDPTLAARVGLTRQWLHAATLGFTHPRTGEFMEVSSPYPEDLNRALEVLRG from the coding sequence ATGTCGGGTGAGTACCGCGCCCTCCCGATCCCGGAGGGGCTCGATGGGCTGCGCGCGGATGCCGCTGTGTCCAAGCTCTTCGGGCTCTCGCGCAGCGCGGCGGCAGACATCGTCACCGCCGGGGCAGTGCTTATCGACGCCACACAGGTCTCCAAATCCGACCGCGTGCGCGCCGGGGCGCTGCTCGAGGCAACGCTGCCCGACCCCAAGCAAGCCCCCATGCCGAAGGCGGAGCGCGTCGATGGGCTAGAGATCCTCTACCACGACGACGACGTCATCGCGGTGGATAAGCCCGTCGGCGTCGCCGCCCACCCGACGCTGGGGTGGGAGGGGCCGACGGTCGTCGGCGGGCTCCAGGCCATGGGCTACACGCTTCCCGACGCCGGGCCGCCCGAGCGCAAAGGCATTGTCCAGCGCCTCGACGTGGGCACCTCCGGGGTCATGGTCGTGGCAAACAGCATCCAGGGGTATTCGGTGCTCAAGAGGGCCTTTAAGGAACGCACCGTGGAAAAGACCTACCATGCGGTGGTCCAGGGGCTGCCCGACCCGATCGTTGGCACGATCGACGCGCCGATTGGCCGCCACCCGTCTTCCGGGTGGAAGTTCGCGGTGACGACGAGCGGGCGCCACGCCGTGACCCACTACGAGCTTATCGAGGCCTTCCGTGAGGCCAGCCTGCTCAAGATCCACATCGAGACGGGGCGCACCCACCAGATCCGCGTGCACTTCTCCGCGGTCGGGCACCCCTGCGTGGGGGACCCGATGTACGGCAGCGATCCCACCCTCGCCGCACGCGTCGGCCTTACGCGGCAGTGGCTCCACGCCGCGACGCTGGGCTTTACTCACCCGCGCACCGGCGAGTTCATGGAGGTCTCCTCACCCTACCCGGAGGACCTCAACCGGGCGCTGGAGGTGCTGCGCGGGTGA
- a CDS encoding DNA polymerase IV produces the protein MDRWVLHIDMDAFFASCEQLTRPTLRGRPVLVAGVGGRGVVAGASYEARAYGARSAMPTHHAARLVGPKAVLVAPRKAVYSVASKRVFEVISRRVDVLERLSIDEAYMEPQELQGATPGEVREWANRLRAEIREVTGLPSSIGAGSGKQYAKIGSGQAKPNGVFIIPRERQDEIVGPLPVGELWGAGPVTQGKLAAVGVKTIGELAALSEREVEITLGGVVGKQLWRLAQGIDEREVRPRAEAKQVSAEHTYPRDLHTAAEVDAALRRAAEAAHERLLRDGRGARTVTVKLRMADFRIESRSLSLPYATDDAETLTAIAFKLVRYPGEVGPIRLVGVGYSGLEETLQDVLFPELDREVAPGGAEADFEVGVSDHEAGEAAAPDVGEAEGWRATQDVFHPDYGHGWIQGAGHGWVTVRFETRETGPGRAVSLRESDPDLRPADPVDSLAWGDWLDGDSA, from the coding sequence ATGGACCGCTGGGTGCTGCACATCGACATGGACGCGTTCTTCGCCTCCTGCGAGCAGCTCACCCGCCCGACGCTTAGAGGCCGCCCGGTGCTCGTCGCCGGGGTGGGCGGGCGCGGAGTGGTCGCGGGCGCCAGCTACGAGGCCCGCGCCTACGGGGCCCGCTCGGCGATGCCGACGCACCACGCCGCGCGACTGGTCGGCCCGAAGGCGGTGCTGGTGGCGCCGAGGAAGGCGGTGTACTCGGTGGCGTCGAAACGCGTCTTCGAGGTCATTTCCCGCCGCGTCGACGTGCTCGAGCGCCTCTCCATCGACGAGGCCTACATGGAGCCGCAAGAACTCCAGGGCGCGACGCCAGGGGAGGTGCGCGAGTGGGCCAACCGGCTGCGCGCGGAGATTAGGGAGGTCACGGGCCTGCCGTCGTCGATAGGCGCGGGTAGCGGCAAGCAGTACGCGAAGATCGGCTCCGGGCAGGCCAAGCCGAACGGGGTGTTCATCATCCCGCGCGAGCGGCAAGACGAGATCGTCGGGCCGCTGCCGGTGGGCGAGCTGTGGGGAGCCGGCCCGGTCACGCAGGGCAAGCTGGCGGCGGTGGGGGTTAAGACCATCGGGGAGCTCGCCGCGCTGTCCGAGCGGGAGGTGGAGATCACGCTGGGAGGGGTCGTGGGCAAGCAGCTGTGGCGGCTCGCCCAGGGCATCGACGAGCGCGAGGTGCGGCCTCGCGCCGAGGCGAAGCAGGTCTCGGCCGAGCACACCTACCCGCGCGACCTGCACACGGCGGCGGAGGTGGACGCGGCGTTGCGGCGGGCCGCCGAGGCAGCGCACGAGCGGCTGCTTCGCGACGGCCGCGGCGCGCGCACCGTCACCGTAAAGCTGCGCATGGCGGATTTCCGCATCGAGTCGCGCTCGCTCAGCCTGCCGTACGCCACCGACGACGCCGAGACGTTGACCGCCATCGCCTTCAAGCTCGTGCGCTACCCGGGCGAGGTCGGCCCGATCCGGCTCGTCGGCGTGGGCTACTCCGGGCTGGAGGAGACCCTGCAGGACGTTCTGTTCCCGGAGCTGGATCGCGAGGTCGCCCCCGGCGGCGCAGAGGCGGACTTCGAGGTCGGCGTGAGCGACCACGAGGCAGGGGAGGCCGCGGCGCCGGACGTGGGGGAGGCCGAGGGGTGGCGCGCCACGCAGGACGTCTTCCACCCCGATTACGGCCACGGCTGGATCCAGGGCGCGGGCCACGGCTGGGTCACGGTTCGCTTCGAGACGCGCGAAACGGGCCCGGGCCGCGCGGTGAGTCTGCGCGAGAGCGACCCGGATCTGCGCCCGGCCGACCCGGTGGACTCCCTGGCCTGGGGGGACTGGCTGGATGGGGATTCAGCCTAA
- a CDS encoding ABC-F family ATP-binding cassette domain-containing protein, with protein MVAPLHIGLDGVSFAYPGGRRVLTDVSFAVPSGSVTGLIGENGAGKSTLLRIISGSLAPARGRVVTPPRTGFIAQETSLPFSEPASALIDAAVAELRDIERDIATLSEKFSAEPDSPVLAADFDRALARAQNSGVWELDARIASVLAGLGLDGVALTTPLGEMSGGQRRRFALATLLLRPVDAMVLDEPTNHLDDAAVDFLVGELDAFNGPVLVASHDRYFLDAACDGLVDLDPALGAEGGYGEDTRQGARFTGTFSDYLKARHARRERWASDYAAQEHERERLEKATAQGSDDVFHSEENKSETRVAAKFYADRAAKTVGARRRSAQSRLEALERAEIPPPPARLTFRGLPPHTATSLGVPAVVAKGLEVDGRLAPLDLKLQPGEQLLVEGPNGSGKSTLLKILDGTLKHFGGELVVPEEITIARLEQDDAWSDLGRTAAEVYAPRTPSLVELGLLSEEQAATALADLSLGQRRRVSLGMILATPPDLLLLDEPTNHLSLVLAEELEEALLDFSGTAIITSHDRWLRRRWRERIARGDSRARVLTLSTLWTEEVWRE; from the coding sequence GTGGTCGCACCTTTGCACATCGGACTCGACGGCGTGTCCTTCGCCTACCCCGGCGGCCGCCGGGTGCTCACGGACGTCTCCTTCGCCGTCCCCTCGGGTTCCGTCACCGGCTTGATCGGCGAGAACGGGGCCGGAAAGTCCACCTTGCTCCGCATCATTTCCGGCTCGCTCGCCCCCGCGCGCGGGCGCGTGGTCACACCGCCGCGCACGGGTTTTATCGCCCAAGAAACCTCGCTGCCCTTCAGCGAGCCCGCTTCCGCGCTTATCGACGCCGCAGTCGCCGAACTCCGCGACATCGAGCGCGACATCGCTACCCTGTCGGAGAAGTTCTCCGCCGAGCCGGACTCACCGGTGCTCGCCGCGGACTTCGACCGGGCGCTCGCCCGCGCGCAGAACTCCGGGGTGTGGGAGCTCGACGCGCGCATCGCCTCCGTGCTCGCCGGCCTCGGCCTCGATGGCGTGGCTCTTACCACCCCGCTCGGCGAGATGTCCGGCGGGCAGCGCCGCCGGTTCGCCCTGGCCACGCTCCTGCTGCGCCCCGTCGACGCGATGGTTCTCGACGAGCCGACCAACCACTTAGACGACGCCGCCGTGGACTTCCTCGTCGGCGAGCTCGACGCGTTTAACGGCCCGGTGCTCGTCGCCTCCCACGACCGCTACTTCCTCGACGCGGCCTGCGACGGGCTGGTTGACCTCGACCCCGCCCTCGGCGCAGAGGGCGGCTACGGTGAGGACACGCGCCAAGGCGCGCGGTTTACCGGGACCTTCAGCGACTACCTCAAGGCCCGCCATGCCCGCCGCGAGCGCTGGGCCAGCGACTACGCCGCCCAAGAACACGAGCGGGAGCGGCTGGAAAAGGCCACTGCCCAGGGCTCGGACGATGTGTTCCACTCCGAGGAGAACAAGAGCGAGACGAGGGTGGCGGCGAAGTTCTACGCCGACAGGGCCGCAAAGACCGTAGGCGCCAGGAGGCGCTCCGCGCAGTCCCGCCTCGAGGCCCTCGAGCGCGCGGAGATCCCTCCTCCCCCCGCCCGGTTGACGTTCCGCGGCCTACCGCCGCACACGGCCACGAGCCTCGGCGTGCCCGCGGTGGTGGCCAAGGGGCTTGAGGTCGACGGGCGGCTCGCACCGCTCGACCTCAAGCTACAGCCCGGCGAGCAGCTGCTAGTGGAGGGGCCGAACGGCTCGGGTAAGTCGACCTTGCTGAAAATCCTCGACGGCACCCTCAAGCACTTCGGCGGCGAGCTCGTCGTTCCGGAGGAGATCACGATCGCCCGCCTTGAGCAGGACGATGCGTGGTCCGACCTCGGCCGCACCGCCGCGGAGGTCTACGCCCCGCGCACCCCCTCCCTCGTCGAGCTCGGGCTCTTGAGCGAGGAGCAGGCGGCCACTGCGCTAGCCGATCTCTCCCTCGGTCAGCGCCGCCGCGTCTCCCTCGGCATGATCCTGGCCACCCCGCCAGACCTCCTCTTGCTCGACGAGCCCACGAACCACCTCTCCCTCGTCCTCGCCGAGGAGCTGGAAGAGGCGCTACTGGATTTTTCCGGCACCGCGATCATCACCAGCCACGACCGCTGGCTCCGGCGCCGCTGGCGCGAGCGCATCGCTCGCGGAGATTCCCGCGCGCGGGTGCTCACGCTCTCGACGCTGTGGACCGAGGAGGTCTGGCGGGAGTAG
- a CDS encoding ABC transporter permease, with translation MDIRESIRLAASSLNNNKLRSLLTLLGIIIGIMAVIIIMTLGAGLQNQVMSSIEGVGATNHVVMVHERPKDGAETIPGMGEPPTEEQDQVSFDQIAQMREHFGPRIQGVDVENSVSNTGEITAGEAKETATISAALADTLAMRNKNVQFGRGFSGEDISQGRPVTVVSSAVVESMFGGDAQGALGERIDVTVGSNTAVFTVVGVLENEGNSGMFGASPAAEMFIPLEASDRVGEKVDALDSFSVQSRPGEDTTAFQSELQNYVNRWYEHNEDYEITVIDLSKGLEELTNVFGIISKVLSSIGGISLVVGGIGVMNIMLITVTERTREIGIRKALGATQADIRTQFIVEAILVCLIGGVIGIVLGSAIGMAATAAFDAFVAPPLGAVLMSLVFSLATGVFFGAYPASKAAKMQPIDALRYE, from the coding sequence ATGGATATTCGCGAATCGATCCGCCTGGCCGCATCCAGCCTGAACAACAACAAGCTGCGTTCCTTGCTCACGCTGCTGGGCATCATCATCGGCATCATGGCCGTGATCATCATCATGACCCTGGGCGCGGGCCTGCAAAACCAGGTCATGTCCTCCATCGAGGGCGTGGGGGCGACCAACCACGTTGTCATGGTGCACGAGCGGCCCAAGGACGGCGCCGAGACGATCCCAGGGATGGGTGAGCCTCCGACCGAGGAACAAGATCAGGTCTCTTTCGATCAGATTGCGCAGATGCGCGAGCACTTCGGGCCGCGGATCCAGGGAGTTGACGTGGAGAACTCCGTCTCCAACACCGGCGAGATCACCGCGGGGGAGGCCAAGGAGACCGCCACCATCTCTGCTGCCCTGGCGGACACGCTGGCTATGCGCAATAAAAACGTCCAGTTCGGACGCGGGTTTAGCGGCGAGGACATCTCCCAAGGCAGGCCGGTCACGGTGGTCTCTTCCGCCGTGGTGGAGAGCATGTTCGGCGGGGACGCCCAGGGCGCGCTCGGCGAGCGCATCGATGTGACCGTCGGGTCGAACACCGCGGTGTTCACCGTCGTCGGCGTGCTGGAGAACGAAGGAAACTCCGGGATGTTCGGCGCCTCCCCGGCGGCCGAAATGTTCATACCGCTTGAGGCGTCCGACCGTGTAGGGGAGAAGGTCGACGCGCTCGATAGCTTCTCAGTGCAGTCGCGTCCCGGGGAGGACACCACTGCGTTCCAGTCGGAGCTGCAGAACTACGTCAACCGCTGGTACGAGCACAACGAGGACTACGAGATCACGGTCATTGACTTGTCCAAGGGGCTCGAGGAGCTCACGAACGTCTTCGGGATCATCTCCAAGGTTCTCTCCTCGATCGGTGGCATCTCGCTCGTAGTCGGCGGCATCGGGGTGATGAACATCATGTTGATTACGGTGACGGAACGCACCCGCGAGATCGGCATCCGTAAGGCGCTGGGGGCGACCCAGGCGGATATCCGCACGCAGTTCATCGTCGAGGCGATCTTGGTGTGCCTCATCGGCGGGGTGATCGGCATCGTGCTGGGCTCGGCCATCGGAATGGCCGCCACCGCGGCGTTTGATGCCTTCGTCGCGCCCCCGCTCGGCGCGGTCCTCATGTCTTTGGTATTTTCTCTGGCCACGGGGGTGTTCTTCGGGGCATACCCCGCGTCGAAGGCGGCGAAGATGCAGCCTATTGACGCATTGCGCTACGAGTAA
- a CDS encoding oxidoreductase yields the protein MTSALAASAALALAGCSAPAQDPLAEVPAFAVDAPTVTLLSPGTDPQPVEYSAAPEWESTVAVSHGIEQRLAPAAEVDAAAPSAQAPDRVVVPLTATAGPAPKPGKGEDEAARRVDITVGAGGDAGSAEGFALAWRGSVQGAIDTVKVYAPEGSAEADRERVESALLALVSAAVVFPDQPVGVGGSWTVTNRVTGDSSLVSTTTYTLTRREGETVGLDVEVEQRPAASTLRIDNGDSGALDGQSLFVEGASTTSRGSIEVDLGRALPTRGQVSSTTRVVYAGPSGDLRVVQDISRGIEYGA from the coding sequence TTGACTTCCGCTCTGGCCGCCTCCGCGGCGCTGGCCCTCGCAGGGTGCTCGGCCCCCGCCCAGGACCCGCTTGCGGAGGTCCCCGCCTTTGCCGTCGACGCCCCCACCGTAACCCTCCTCTCCCCCGGCACGGACCCGCAGCCGGTGGAGTATTCCGCCGCCCCAGAGTGGGAGAGCACCGTGGCGGTCTCCCACGGCATCGAGCAACGTCTCGCGCCTGCCGCGGAGGTTGACGCCGCTGCCCCCTCGGCGCAGGCCCCCGACCGGGTCGTGGTGCCGCTTACCGCCACGGCGGGCCCCGCCCCCAAGCCCGGGAAGGGCGAGGACGAGGCGGCGCGCCGTGTGGATATCACCGTCGGCGCCGGCGGCGACGCGGGCTCGGCCGAGGGGTTTGCTCTGGCGTGGCGGGGCTCTGTCCAGGGAGCCATCGACACGGTGAAGGTCTACGCGCCGGAAGGCTCCGCCGAGGCGGATCGCGAGCGGGTCGAATCGGCCCTGCTCGCCCTCGTCTCCGCCGCTGTCGTCTTTCCCGACCAGCCCGTCGGGGTCGGCGGGTCGTGGACGGTGACCAACCGGGTCACCGGGGATTCTTCTCTCGTGAGCACCACGACCTACACGCTCACCCGGCGCGAGGGCGAGACGGTGGGCCTCGACGTCGAGGTGGAACAGCGCCCGGCCGCCTCGACGCTGCGCATTGACAACGGGGACTCTGGCGCGCTGGACGGCCAGTCCCTCTTTGTCGAGGGCGCATCGACAACCTCGCGCGGCAGCATTGAGGTTGACCTTGGCCGCGCGCTGCCCACCCGCGGGCAGGTCTCCTCAACAACCCGGGTGGTCTACGCCGGCCCGAGCGGGGATCTGCGCGTGGTCCAAGACATCTCCCGCGGAATCGAATACGGAGCGTGA
- a CDS encoding asparaginase: MTSPQPGDTFVLVISTGGTIASTTDPSGALVPTLDAQELTRRADADEPVRVFDAARLDSSAMGLGDIDTLSSLVSRALGDALVTGIVITHGTDSMAETALALDLIHSDPRPVVLTGAQLPADHGSADGPANLRRAIELAADPLTRGNGVFVHFGGDTLAARGLQKIDTAARRAFALTAPLTLPRPAAVERAPLAGIDVPIVRAWPGADAALLDWVASRRPDGIVVEALGSGNVSDEMGAAVGRAVAAGIPVVVATSVPFGEVAFSYGGAGGGASLGAAGALPAGYLRAGQARIALATAIATGTDPRALL, encoded by the coding sequence ATGACTTCTCCCCAGCCCGGCGACACGTTCGTCCTCGTTATTTCCACCGGCGGCACCATCGCCTCCACGACCGACCCTTCGGGCGCCCTCGTGCCCACGCTCGACGCCCAAGAGCTCACCCGGCGCGCGGACGCCGACGAGCCGGTGCGCGTGTTCGACGCCGCGCGGCTCGATTCCTCGGCGATGGGGCTCGGCGATATCGATACGCTCTCTTCGCTCGTGAGCAGGGCGCTTGGCGACGCCCTCGTCACCGGCATCGTCATCACCCACGGCACCGACTCCATGGCCGAGACGGCGCTCGCGCTCGACCTTATCCACTCCGACCCGCGCCCCGTCGTGCTCACCGGCGCCCAGCTGCCCGCCGACCACGGCAGCGCCGACGGCCCGGCCAACCTGCGCCGCGCCATCGAGCTCGCCGCGGACCCGCTGACCCGCGGCAACGGGGTGTTTGTGCACTTCGGCGGCGACACGCTGGCCGCGCGCGGGCTGCAGAAGATCGATACCGCCGCCCGCCGCGCCTTTGCGCTGACCGCGCCGCTGACATTGCCGCGCCCGGCGGCGGTGGAGCGCGCCCCGCTGGCCGGGATAGACGTGCCGATCGTGCGCGCGTGGCCCGGCGCGGACGCCGCGCTGCTGGACTGGGTGGCCTCCAGGCGCCCCGACGGCATCGTCGTCGAGGCGCTCGGCTCCGGCAACGTCTCGGACGAGATGGGCGCCGCGGTGGGCCGGGCCGTCGCCGCGGGTATCCCGGTGGTGGTGGCCACCTCTGTGCCCTTCGGTGAGGTCGCGTTCTCCTACGGCGGCGCTGGCGGCGGGGCCTCCCTCGGTGCGGCGGGCGCGCTTCCCGCGGGTTACTTGCGCGCCGGCCAGGCCCGCATCGCACTCGCCACCGCGATCGCCACCGGCACCGACCCACGGGCGCTGCTCTAG